The following nucleotide sequence is from Chrysemys picta bellii isolate R12L10 unplaced genomic scaffold, ASM1138683v2 scaf1370, whole genome shotgun sequence.
ctcagctgctaatggctcttcttgtcgaaatccatttcagcctgggacagagcataccaggggataaagtctctggaagggaaagcagccggcagagcctccacaccaggtactgcgcctactggaaagtcaacggtctaattacatggacagtcatagagaagtcatagttctcttctccagctctcatgtggcccctgcaggttttccataactctctaattctgagggagttagcaggcagggcttaggttgcaagggtgtctctcagtggtaaatgacataccgaccaatgcactgcagaggaagtagaaagactatcccagcagctatggggagaaattagtgggagccaatttgccagtgtgtcaaaggaatgtgggtccgacactaaagggctgaagttctcctgttctgtgacattgacatgtcctagtgctgatgtgcaattgtctgtaggatttgctcagaactctttctctttcttcatattattaaattgtattactatagtgcctaggaaccccagtcacgaacttgtgccttcctaagctctatttaaaccattggtgtgtctttccacatacaagtgaatccgtcactccctgacagacctaccatgagggggctcctggcactcagtcacgctggtgtgttgtttgaatctagctctgcagtggaggctataaagatgctgcttctctgtgttggctgccgttccgagctgactgttatggagaaggagcaaggctggatcctcctacaaagcccccaagatcacctccgtggggtgagcctgctggccaggtaatacacaagcgttttccatgcagtcagtcctgctagtgggggcaattccagaatgaaacattcctcacttctgggctgccatgtggccccaagctgacccctcacccccttgttgcagaatgtgcttcttcccttactaacaaaggtatttctgctttgtgtcacagagccatggtgcactatgcttgccctgagaccacaaggatgctgctggacctagtgatcccactcctcgacagaggtgataagaaacacaggctgaccatgatggccttctttgtagaagtaagtttcattagctgatgagagcaattgggttagttagaggcacatcacc
It contains:
- the LOC135979901 gene encoding maestro heat-like repeat-containing protein family member 7, translating into MENLVVKLQSHHSSEHQASHTSAAATCALYEMISVSKSRDAITRLYPQLLMALLVEIHFSLGQSIPGDKVSGRESSRQSLHTSSAVEAIKMLLLCVGCRSELTVMEKEQGWILLQSPQDHLRGVSLLAR